The following proteins come from a genomic window of Edaphobacter sp. 4G125:
- a CDS encoding TetR/AcrR family transcriptional regulator: MPRPASSSKQKVVTELRRSEILAAATKVFGNKGFDATLMDEIARTAGLAKGTLYLYFKSKDDIYQAVVRQALAELDELTRQHVNAVPDFAGKYAAFIRVRIAFWQEQYSLYRVILSMSRAPQYRKKSIGWQREAVLYLAELLEQGAAAGEVPQQDFLATAWTTMDAIRGVNERRVFSDSATRTVEEDTAFLTRFLLTAAGA, translated from the coding sequence ATGCCACGCCCCGCTAGCAGTAGTAAGCAGAAGGTTGTCACCGAGCTTCGCCGCTCCGAGATTCTCGCTGCGGCCACAAAGGTCTTTGGAAACAAGGGTTTCGATGCCACGTTGATGGACGAGATTGCTCGCACGGCCGGACTGGCCAAGGGAACGCTCTATCTCTACTTCAAATCAAAGGACGATATTTACCAGGCTGTCGTGCGCCAGGCTCTGGCCGAGTTGGATGAGCTGACCCGGCAGCATGTAAATGCAGTACCTGACTTCGCGGGTAAATATGCTGCCTTTATCCGTGTCCGAATCGCCTTCTGGCAGGAGCAGTATTCGCTCTATCGCGTGATTCTGAGCATGAGCCGCGCTCCGCAATATCGCAAAAAGAGCATCGGCTGGCAGCGCGAAGCCGTCCTTTACCTGGCGGAGCTGTTGGAACAGGGTGCGGCTGCCGGCGAGGTTCCGCAGCAGGACTTTCTGGCTACTGCCTGGACCACAATGGATGCAATTCGCGGGGTCAATGAGCGCCGTGTCTTCTCTGATTCGGCTACCCGGACCGTCGAAGAAGATACAGCCTTCCTGACCCGATTTCTGCTTACAGCGGCGGGCGCATAG
- a CDS encoding beta-N-acetylhexosaminidase, producing the protein MNRAIVLTFALAMSSLAPAQTFTNTLLPQPSHLTAETGSLSWNTSITVGVTHFHDQRLDDAITRTLERIEHKTGVPRQREIGNNSGATLVVDVDGAGEAIQSLDEDESYTLASTPTSVKIHAATVVGAMRGLTTLEQLIQTDGKGFFLPAVQIDDTPRFRWRGLMIDVGRHFEPVEVIKRNLDAMAEVKLNVFHWHLTEDQGFRIESKLYPKLAGSGSDGLYYTQEQAKEIVAYARARGIRVVPEFDMPGHTRSWLVGYPELSSDPGPYTLRREFGVEDVALDPTKESTYQFIDAFLGEMATIFPDPYLHLGGDETPGTQWKNNPRVVAFMKEHNFKDTEELQTYFSQRVLEIAKKHGKHMVGWDEILNPALPTDAVIHSWRGAKSLYDAAQRGYQGILSQPYYLDHMKTAEEYYLADPLPANNGLTSEQSQRVLGGEVCMWGEHVNELSIDSRIWPRTAAVAERLWSSANTRDVDDMYRRLGVESLRIEAVAGTAHLSREGAGLRELAGTEDIAALRTFASAIQPVTFGDRYKEQHTSYLTPLDQLVDAVRPDPPSRHQINVLVRELLKQPRANSEARTQLNNIFQSWTNAVPVVEAQMNRSPLLALARPRAEQLAKLAQAGQQTLGYLSGKKAPAGWKQSTLAEIEAARKPQELVRFVFLDSLEEMVKAVQ; encoded by the coding sequence TTGAATCGAGCAATCGTTCTCACATTCGCCCTTGCTATGTCTTCTCTGGCTCCTGCACAAACCTTCACGAACACTCTCCTTCCTCAGCCGTCGCACTTGACGGCGGAAACAGGATCGCTCTCTTGGAACACTTCCATCACTGTGGGGGTAACGCATTTCCACGATCAGCGCCTTGATGACGCCATCACGCGTACGCTGGAGCGGATTGAGCATAAGACGGGTGTTCCTCGTCAGCGTGAGATTGGAAATAACAGTGGGGCGACCCTGGTGGTGGATGTCGATGGTGCAGGCGAGGCAATTCAGTCTCTCGATGAAGATGAGTCCTATACGCTGGCGTCGACACCCACCAGTGTAAAGATCCATGCCGCGACCGTGGTGGGCGCGATGCGAGGACTTACGACATTGGAACAGCTGATCCAGACGGACGGGAAGGGCTTCTTTCTGCCTGCTGTACAGATCGACGATACACCTCGATTCCGCTGGCGCGGTCTGATGATCGACGTAGGCCGCCACTTTGAGCCGGTCGAGGTGATCAAGCGCAATCTGGATGCGATGGCAGAGGTCAAGCTGAACGTCTTCCACTGGCACCTGACCGAAGACCAGGGCTTCCGCATCGAGAGCAAGCTCTATCCCAAATTGGCGGGATCGGGATCCGATGGCCTTTACTACACACAGGAACAGGCGAAAGAAATTGTTGCTTATGCGCGAGCACGAGGCATTCGTGTGGTGCCTGAGTTCGATATGCCAGGCCACACACGTTCATGGCTCGTCGGCTATCCAGAGCTTTCGAGCGACCCTGGTCCTTACACTCTTCGCCGCGAGTTCGGTGTCGAAGATGTTGCGCTGGATCCTACAAAGGAGAGCACATACCAATTTATCGATGCCTTCCTCGGTGAGATGGCCACGATCTTTCCTGATCCTTATCTTCATCTGGGTGGTGACGAGACACCTGGAACGCAATGGAAGAACAATCCCCGCGTCGTCGCTTTTATGAAGGAGCACAACTTCAAGGACACTGAAGAATTGCAGACCTACTTCTCGCAGCGCGTGTTGGAGATTGCGAAGAAGCACGGAAAACATATGGTGGGTTGGGACGAGATCCTCAATCCTGCGTTGCCGACCGATGCCGTTATCCATTCCTGGCGAGGAGCCAAGTCGCTCTATGATGCGGCGCAGCGTGGCTACCAGGGCATCCTTTCACAGCCTTACTACCTCGATCATATGAAGACGGCTGAAGAGTATTACCTGGCTGATCCGTTGCCTGCGAACAACGGGCTTACGTCAGAGCAGAGCCAGCGGGTGCTTGGAGGCGAGGTGTGCATGTGGGGCGAGCACGTGAATGAACTTTCGATCGATTCGCGCATCTGGCCACGTACAGCAGCGGTTGCCGAGCGGCTATGGTCGTCAGCCAATACTCGAGATGTGGATGATATGTACCGGCGTCTTGGGGTCGAGTCGCTCCGGATCGAAGCGGTAGCGGGAACGGCCCATCTCAGCCGCGAAGGAGCTGGACTGCGTGAGTTGGCAGGAACGGAGGATATCGCCGCTCTCCGGACGTTCGCCTCTGCGATTCAGCCGGTTACTTTTGGTGACCGATATAAGGAGCAGCACACCTCATACCTTACGCCGCTCGATCAGCTGGTCGATGCGGTACGGCCTGATCCACCTTCACGCCACCAGATCAACGTTCTGGTTCGCGAACTGCTTAAGCAACCTCGAGCAAACAGTGAAGCCCGTACGCAGCTCAACAACATTTTCCAGAGTTGGACCAACGCGGTACCCGTCGTTGAGGCTCAGATGAACCGTTCACCATTGCTTGCATTGGCTCGTCCACGTGCAGAACAACTGGCAAAGCTGGCTCAGGCTGGACAGCAGACGTTGGGATATCTCAGCGGCAAGAAGGCTCCGGCGGGGTGGAAACAGTCTACTCTTGCAGAGATTGAAGCAGCGCGTAAGCCGCAGGAGTTGGTGCGTTTCGTCTTTCTCGATTCCCTTGAGGAGATGGTGAAAGCTGTGCAGTAA
- a CDS encoding ester cyclase, with translation MFTNSVVVKRFVEEVINQGRLEVADEIVALDFVELDPLPSQQQGRNGLKEVIGMIRSAFPDIHWVIEEVVEEGEKVVSRFTWTGTHKGTFLGIPATDRPVSVKGVVIDRVVDGKMTDSRILMDNLGMMHQLGILPPP, from the coding sequence ATGTTTACAAATAGCGTCGTCGTGAAACGATTTGTCGAAGAAGTGATCAACCAGGGACGGCTTGAGGTTGCGGATGAGATTGTCGCTCTGGACTTTGTCGAACTAGACCCTTTGCCTAGCCAACAGCAAGGTCGAAATGGTTTGAAGGAAGTCATCGGGATGATCCGCTCGGCATTCCCCGACATTCATTGGGTAATCGAAGAAGTAGTGGAAGAGGGCGAGAAGGTCGTAAGCCGATTTACATGGACCGGAACGCACAAGGGAACATTCCTCGGCATTCCGGCCACAGACAGGCCCGTCAGTGTAAAAGGCGTCGTGATTGACCGTGTTGTCGATGGCAAGATGACCGACAGCCGCATCCTAATGGACAATCTCGGAATGATGCATCAGCTCGGTATCTTGCCACCACCATAA
- a CDS encoding alpha/beta fold hydrolase, producing MPYLTVGRDAGNIDIYFEDHGVGNPIILIHGFPLSGRFWEKQVTSLVESGHRVIIYDRRGFGRSSQTIAGYDFDTFAEDLRKLIKHLDLKYPSLVGFSMGTGEVARYISRYGSTHIDRAVFIAGLPPYILKSEENPSGVDTTVRTQIETAIKQDRLGFLTSFFENMYNADVLLGSRLTEEELRYSWNIASMASPYATLKSVGTWWTDFRGCVARIDVPSLIIHGSADRIVPMEGSSRLLQRAIRGSRLAVIEDAPHGLITTHADKVNPLLVDFLR from the coding sequence ATGCCATACCTTACGGTCGGAAGAGACGCAGGCAACATCGACATTTACTTTGAAGATCACGGTGTCGGCAACCCTATAATCCTGATCCACGGCTTTCCGCTAAGCGGAAGGTTTTGGGAAAAACAAGTCACGTCCCTGGTCGAAAGCGGTCACCGCGTCATCATCTATGATCGGCGAGGATTCGGGCGCTCCTCCCAGACCATTGCGGGATACGACTTCGACACCTTCGCAGAAGATCTGCGCAAGCTCATCAAGCATCTCGACCTCAAGTACCCTTCGCTGGTGGGGTTCTCGATGGGTACCGGAGAAGTGGCCCGGTACATCTCACGATATGGCTCCACCCATATCGATCGGGCTGTTTTTATTGCGGGTTTGCCACCTTATATTTTGAAATCAGAAGAAAATCCCTCCGGCGTAGATACAACGGTGCGCACCCAGATCGAAACTGCAATCAAACAGGACCGACTAGGTTTTCTCACTAGCTTTTTTGAAAACATGTACAACGCCGATGTCTTGCTGGGCTCACGTCTTACCGAAGAAGAGCTTCGTTACAGCTGGAACATCGCCTCCATGGCCTCGCCCTATGCAACTTTAAAGTCCGTTGGAACATGGTGGACCGACTTCCGCGGCTGTGTTGCCAGAATTGATGTCCCATCTCTCATCATCCATGGCAGCGCAGACCGGATTGTACCGATGGAAGGAAGCTCACGCCTGCTTCAACGCGCAATCCGCGGAAGCAGATTGGCCGTGATCGAAGATGCTCCGCATGGCTTGATCACAACCCATGCTGACAAAGTAAATCCGCTGCTCGTGGATTTTCTTAGGTAA
- a CDS encoding nuclear transport factor 2 family protein — translation MEGSPVSEPLVPPFTRETAIRKVRAAEDAWNTRDPQRVSLAYTLNSRWRNRSEFIHGREEIVAFLTRKWERELEYRLIKELWAFDETRIAVRFAYECHDTAGRWWRSYGNENWEFDQGGLMKVRHASINDLPITESQRLYHWPLGRRPDDHPGLSELGL, via the coding sequence ATGGAAGGTTCCCCCGTATCGGAGCCTTTGGTTCCGCCCTTCACGCGCGAGACTGCCATCCGAAAGGTGCGAGCGGCTGAAGATGCATGGAATACTCGCGACCCACAGCGCGTCTCCCTGGCGTACACGCTCAATAGCCGGTGGCGCAACCGTTCAGAATTCATTCACGGCCGCGAAGAGATCGTTGCTTTTCTTACGCGCAAATGGGAGCGCGAGCTGGAATATCGTCTGATTAAAGAGCTCTGGGCCTTCGACGAAACGCGGATCGCTGTGCGGTTTGCCTATGAGTGCCACGATACCGCCGGACGATGGTGGCGCAGCTATGGCAACGAGAACTGGGAGTTCGACCAGGGCGGATTGATGAAGGTGCGCCACGCCAGCATCAACGACCTCCCCATCACCGAATCTCAGCGGCTCTACCACTGGCCCCTCGGCCGCAGACCAGATGATCATCCTGGCCTTAGCGAATTAGGACTTTAG
- a CDS encoding SGNH/GDSL hydrolase family protein: MIHRSLALFAGLFLPTFALGQTPAPAQAPVDSAKQIATMQQKLNDWPQLARYRDANAALPPVASGEKRVVFYGDSITDAWAKNPDEFFPGKHYIGRGISGQTTPQMLVRFQQDVVHLQPAVVVILAGTNDIAGNTGPSTPDMIEDNFASMVAIAKANNIKMIISSILPADHYAWRPGVQPADQIRQMNMRLKALCQRDGLVYLDYYSAMTNANGGLDPELAKDGVHPTAKGYAIMSPLAEKAIAEALAH; this comes from the coding sequence ATGATTCACAGATCTCTTGCTTTGTTTGCAGGATTGTTTCTGCCGACTTTCGCCCTTGGACAAACGCCTGCTCCTGCGCAGGCTCCTGTCGATTCGGCCAAACAGATCGCCACCATGCAACAGAAGCTGAATGACTGGCCCCAACTTGCCCGGTATCGCGATGCAAATGCTGCATTGCCTCCCGTCGCTTCTGGAGAAAAGCGCGTTGTCTTTTATGGTGATTCCATTACCGATGCCTGGGCAAAGAATCCGGACGAATTTTTCCCCGGCAAGCACTACATTGGCCGAGGCATCAGCGGACAGACAACACCGCAGATGCTAGTGCGGTTCCAGCAGGACGTCGTTCACCTGCAACCCGCTGTCGTCGTCATCCTTGCCGGAACCAACGATATCGCCGGCAACACCGGACCTTCGACTCCCGACATGATCGAGGACAACTTCGCCTCCATGGTAGCGATTGCCAAGGCCAACAATATCAAGATGATCATCTCCTCGATTCTTCCCGCAGATCATTACGCCTGGCGTCCCGGGGTTCAGCCCGCCGACCAGATCCGCCAGATGAATATGCGGCTCAAGGCCCTCTGCCAGCGGGACGGCTTGGTCTATCTCGACTATTACAGCGCGATGACAAACGCGAACGGCGGTCTCGATCCTGAGCTTGCTAAAGATGGAGTTCACCCCACCGCCAAGGGATATGCGATCATGTCTCCGCTGGCCGAAAAGGCGATTGCCGAAGCCCTGGCCCACTAA
- a CDS encoding sugar phosphate isomerase/epimerase family protein, translating into MQRGISTHVFLSHRLHPGLLDDLRRAGAATVELFAARHHFDYTDRALVREIATWFRDTGLTATLHQPIFTREQSENWSRHVTPTLSLIALEKVHRIEAMDEVKRALESAEQIPLKAMTLHLGLKDDPWDERAIENSLTAIEHIHTFARPLGVKVLLENLQNDVTTPEHLLEILHVGHFDDVGVTLDVGHANLSDSGLDHAVELLRSRIGELHVHDNNGLRDEHLWPGSGTIDWTQFMRLATTLPKEIPGILEIAYDLGDSVDAVVRRGMESFFVQDRLEETLGEPQ; encoded by the coding sequence ATGCAGCGCGGAATCTCGACTCACGTCTTCCTCTCCCATCGTCTTCACCCTGGCTTGCTGGATGATCTTCGGCGAGCTGGAGCCGCGACTGTTGAGCTATTTGCCGCGCGTCATCACTTCGATTACACCGACCGCGCTCTGGTCCGCGAGATCGCTACCTGGTTTCGAGACACTGGATTGACGGCGACTCTGCACCAGCCAATCTTTACCCGGGAACAGTCGGAAAACTGGTCGCGCCATGTCACCCCAACACTCTCGCTGATCGCACTGGAGAAGGTACATCGAATTGAGGCGATGGACGAGGTCAAGCGCGCACTGGAATCCGCGGAACAAATTCCTCTCAAGGCAATGACCTTGCATCTTGGCCTGAAGGACGATCCGTGGGACGAGAGAGCCATCGAGAACTCGCTTACGGCCATCGAGCACATCCATACCTTTGCTCGCCCGCTCGGCGTCAAGGTGTTGCTGGAGAACCTGCAAAATGACGTTACGACTCCTGAGCATCTGCTGGAGATTCTCCATGTAGGTCACTTCGATGATGTTGGTGTAACGCTCGATGTCGGGCACGCAAACCTCAGCGATTCAGGGCTTGACCATGCCGTTGAGCTGTTGCGCTCCCGCATTGGCGAACTGCACGTTCACGATAACAATGGTTTACGCGACGAGCATCTGTGGCCGGGCTCTGGCACGATCGATTGGACGCAGTTCATGCGGCTTGCCACGACGCTGCCAAAAGAGATCCCAGGCATTCTGGAGATTGCTTATGATCTGGGAGACTCGGTCGATGCTGTCGTGAGAAGAGGAATGGAGAGCTTCTTCGTGCAGGACCGACTCGAAGAGACGCTTGGGGAGCCCCAGTAA
- a CDS encoding ABC transporter permease codes for MATANLPKPEAAPKSRLTSFERTLQSARSTMMFSEIARLAVDSFRASKVRFLLTMLGMIIGSASIILVYTLGMTGKQYALNLIASIGPTMVEMSYNGGNVIGPDNTSTPDFMTREDEAAVREQIPGIVASSPMLEDHDNVSMGGGITRNTMILGVSPQYRIVRNLAVVTGRFFDDQDAITHAKVAVMVEPFARALFGSSAAAVGHSISIHGIPFTIIGVFKMRIDTFGQSEVSDQTILIPYQVARYFTGTDTVKEIFFSMRNTSDVTPASEEILQIIKSRHRASSVYTAFTMQQVLGVMAKIANMLTIVLTLAAAITLIVSGVGIMNSMLANVQSRLREIGIRKAIGATSHEIRLQFLTEAVFLSLGGGIIGTAFGLAVPLSVRFFTPFQIPISIWSAVIALGTSVLIGVLFGTLPANRAARLDPVQTLKYE; via the coding sequence ATGGCTACCGCTAACCTTCCCAAACCCGAAGCTGCACCAAAATCGAGGCTGACCTCTTTCGAGCGAACACTACAGAGCGCTCGTTCGACCATGATGTTCAGCGAGATCGCAAGGCTTGCGGTCGACAGCTTCCGAGCCAGTAAGGTTCGCTTTCTGCTCACCATGCTGGGCATGATCATCGGATCTGCCTCGATCATTCTGGTCTACACCCTTGGCATGACCGGCAAGCAGTACGCGCTCAACCTGATCGCTTCGATTGGACCGACCATGGTTGAGATGTCGTACAACGGTGGAAACGTTATAGGTCCTGACAACACCAGCACGCCGGACTTTATGACTCGCGAAGACGAGGCTGCCGTACGGGAACAGATTCCGGGTATCGTTGCCTCCTCACCAATGCTGGAAGATCATGACAATGTCAGCATGGGTGGCGGAATCACGCGCAACACCATGATTCTCGGTGTCTCGCCGCAGTACCGCATTGTACGTAATCTGGCGGTCGTCACGGGACGCTTCTTCGACGATCAGGATGCAATCACTCACGCCAAAGTAGCGGTAATGGTAGAGCCTTTTGCCCGTGCTCTCTTTGGTTCCTCCGCAGCCGCGGTTGGGCACTCGATCAGTATTCACGGAATTCCATTTACGATCATCGGTGTCTTCAAAATGCGAATTGACACCTTTGGTCAATCCGAGGTCTCCGATCAGACCATTCTTATTCCATATCAGGTCGCACGCTACTTCACAGGTACAGATACCGTGAAAGAGATTTTCTTCAGCATGAGAAATACCTCTGATGTCACTCCAGCCTCAGAAGAGATTCTGCAGATCATTAAGAGCCGACACCGGGCAAGTTCCGTCTACACAGCCTTTACAATGCAGCAGGTCCTTGGCGTAATGGCAAAGATCGCCAATATGCTCACCATCGTACTTACGCTGGCGGCAGCGATCACCCTGATCGTCTCCGGTGTCGGCATCATGAACAGCATGCTGGCTAACGTTCAGTCTCGCCTTCGCGAGATTGGCATCCGCAAGGCTATTGGAGCTACCAGCCACGAGATTCGCCTGCAGTTCCTTACGGAAGCCGTCTTCCTCTCCCTTGGTGGAGGAATCATCGGCACTGCGTTCGGTCTTGCTGTTCCACTGTCTGTCCGTTTTTTTACGCCCTTCCAGATTCCGATCTCGATCTGGTCTGCCGTAATCGCGCTTGGAACTTCGGTCCTGATCGGAGTTCTCTTCGGTACTCTTCCAGCCAACCGCGCCGCGCGACTCGATCCAGTCCAAACCTTGAAGTACGAATAA
- the leuB gene encoding 3-isopropylmalate dehydrogenase, translated as MNELFRILVLPGDGIGPEVMEQAVRVLKQVSVQAGAHLELEYALAGGCAIDAHGTPLLDETMERARTSHAVLFGSVGGPKWEGLGFDLRPEIAILRLRKELNLFANLRPATLFAPLIEASTLKPEVIRGLDLMIVRECAGGLYFGEPRGIETLADGSKRGYNTETYSTEEIERVGRVAFTLARSRRNEVCSVEKANVTESGLVWREVMTELHKREFADVKLRHMYADNCAMQLVRAPKQFDVIVTGNMFGDILSDLASMLTGSLGMLPSATIGATKTAQSHDQTRFNPAVYEPIHGSAPDIAGKGIANPMAQILSVAMMLRLSLGMPKEAALVEQACIEALADGARTPDLGGNFTTSQVGDAVLTRLEQLAVVST; from the coding sequence GTGAACGAATTGTTCAGGATTCTTGTGCTGCCGGGGGACGGCATTGGCCCCGAGGTGATGGAGCAGGCAGTCCGCGTGCTCAAGCAGGTAAGTGTCCAGGCTGGTGCGCATCTCGAGCTGGAGTATGCACTTGCCGGTGGATGCGCCATCGACGCGCACGGAACGCCATTGCTGGATGAGACGATGGAACGTGCACGCACCTCGCACGCCGTTCTCTTTGGCTCGGTCGGCGGTCCGAAATGGGAGGGGCTGGGGTTCGATCTTCGTCCGGAAATTGCGATTCTTCGCCTGCGCAAGGAGCTGAATCTCTTTGCAAATTTACGTCCTGCTACACTCTTCGCCCCCCTGATTGAAGCCAGTACGCTGAAGCCGGAGGTTATCCGTGGGTTGGATCTGATGATTGTGCGAGAGTGTGCCGGAGGTCTTTACTTTGGCGAGCCACGTGGCATCGAGACTCTCGCCGATGGAAGCAAACGTGGCTACAACACAGAAACTTACTCGACCGAGGAGATCGAGCGAGTCGGTCGCGTCGCCTTCACTCTGGCGCGCAGTCGCCGCAACGAGGTCTGTAGCGTCGAGAAGGCCAACGTCACCGAGAGCGGCTTGGTGTGGCGCGAAGTAATGACCGAGCTGCACAAGCGTGAGTTTGCAGATGTAAAGCTGCGCCACATGTATGCCGACAACTGTGCGATGCAGCTGGTGCGCGCCCCCAAGCAGTTCGATGTCATTGTGACAGGCAATATGTTCGGAGACATCCTCTCGGACCTCGCCTCCATGCTTACGGGGAGCCTTGGTATGTTGCCCTCCGCGACGATCGGAGCGACAAAGACTGCCCAGAGCCATGATCAAACGCGGTTTAATCCCGCCGTTTACGAGCCGATTCACGGTTCGGCGCCAGACATTGCGGGCAAGGGAATCGCGAATCCCATGGCACAGATTCTGAGTGTTGCAATGATGCTTCGCCTCTCGCTGGGAATGCCGAAGGAGGCTGCGTTAGTTGAACAGGCATGTATTGAAGCGCTTGCAGATGGAGCGCGAACACCTGATCTCGGCGGAAACTTTACGACATCTCAGGTGGGAGATGCTGTGCTGACCAGACTGGAGCAGCTTGCAGTTGTCTCGACATGA
- a CDS encoding SDR family NAD(P)-dependent oxidoreductase, with protein MYDYKKLFDLTGKKALVVGAGSGIGEAAALGLAAHGAHVLCGDLNLEGAQKVVDAIKSTGGSAEAIAFDLRDGDGVKKIIGGLPDLDVLVSTPAINVRKELLNMTEEEFDRVMTLNLKGTFRLITAAGRNMKARGKGSIITFASIRAHVVEPGQGVYAATKAGVLQMCRALAAELGPHGVRVNAIGPGVVDTPLTAPIAANKEWYNAYATKSALGRWAKPHEMAGAVVYLASDAGSFVTGTLTIVDGGWTAVDGRFTPPL; from the coding sequence TTGTACGACTACAAGAAACTCTTCGATCTCACAGGTAAAAAGGCGCTCGTTGTCGGAGCAGGAAGCGGTATTGGGGAAGCAGCAGCTCTGGGTCTGGCCGCGCATGGAGCGCATGTTCTGTGTGGTGATCTGAACCTTGAGGGTGCTCAAAAAGTCGTCGACGCAATCAAGAGCACGGGCGGAAGCGCCGAAGCGATCGCATTCGATCTGCGTGATGGCGACGGCGTAAAAAAAATAATTGGGGGGCTTCCCGATCTCGATGTTTTGGTCAGTACGCCTGCAATCAACGTACGCAAAGAGCTGCTCAACATGACGGAAGAAGAGTTTGATCGGGTGATGACGCTCAACCTGAAGGGAACCTTCCGCCTGATTACCGCCGCAGGCCGCAACATGAAGGCGCGCGGAAAGGGCAGCATCATCACCTTTGCCAGCATTCGCGCTCACGTCGTCGAGCCGGGTCAAGGTGTCTATGCTGCAACCAAAGCGGGCGTTTTACAGATGTGTCGCGCACTTGCCGCTGAACTGGGACCGCATGGTGTTCGCGTGAATGCGATTGGGCCGGGAGTTGTGGATACTCCACTGACCGCCCCAATCGCCGCCAACAAGGAATGGTACAACGCCTATGCCACGAAGAGTGCGCTGGGACGCTGGGCCAAGCCGCATGAAATGGCCGGGGCCGTTGTGTATCTCGCCTCGGACGCGGGCTCATTTGTAACCGGTACGCTTACCATTGTCGACGGCGGATGGACCGCTGTGGACGGTCGCTTCACTCCGCCTCTGTAA
- a CDS encoding CehA/McbA family metallohydrolase codes for MRFSWFFRATVALLLSLAAQSLFAQQGDTNDPSLEIELHGNITPEKLGTHETQTFEMPKGIQRMDVELDSPGFQKGMYVTVGMWDPDRYRGEGRAKFSITTVTATGPYLPGPLVPGTWKVSFGFNYVAPTAHGEYTLKIHLSRKLDPEHDIVLNSKSGWYMGDLHSHTGNTDAMCKSQSGKNVPCPVWKLLEAAASQKLDFLAVTDHNTQATFNEMQQVQPYYDKLLLIAGEEMTTVRGHSNVWGTIGMIDYRAADHGFTINDMFDQAHALGALVSVNHYYWPWDGHCPGCGWGWMPITDFSKVDAIEVLNGYHEHGSWFVPPPGNGIPLWEELHAKGLRPTGVGGGDEHRGGEQLPLHDGVGIPTTVVYARELSQPAILEGIKAGHVYIKTNGPDGPELLLNAGSAMMGDELKVTAGSAVEFTVSTNDRSGAQLRLYLDGKPIAQQPALENGKAVYRWTSDGKRHWVRAELVDGNPGSDPVVMTNPIYLNWK; via the coding sequence ATGCGCTTCTCATGGTTTTTCCGCGCTACTGTTGCCTTGTTGCTCTCGCTTGCAGCGCAGAGTTTGTTTGCACAACAAGGCGATACAAACGATCCTTCGCTTGAGATCGAGCTTCACGGAAATATCACGCCCGAGAAATTAGGTACCCACGAGACCCAGACCTTCGAGATGCCAAAGGGAATCCAGCGCATGGATGTGGAATTGGACTCGCCCGGTTTTCAGAAGGGCATGTATGTGACCGTAGGGATGTGGGATCCGGATCGATACCGCGGCGAGGGGCGCGCAAAGTTCTCCATCACAACGGTCACAGCCACAGGGCCGTATCTGCCAGGTCCGTTGGTTCCGGGCACATGGAAGGTGTCGTTCGGTTTCAACTATGTTGCTCCCACGGCGCATGGCGAATACACATTGAAGATTCACCTCTCGCGCAAGCTTGATCCCGAGCACGATATCGTGCTGAACTCGAAATCCGGCTGGTACATGGGCGACCTGCATTCGCACACTGGTAATACCGATGCAATGTGCAAAAGCCAATCGGGGAAGAATGTTCCTTGCCCGGTGTGGAAACTGCTTGAGGCAGCGGCTTCGCAGAAGCTCGACTTCCTCGCCGTGACCGACCACAATACCCAGGCAACATTCAACGAGATGCAACAGGTGCAGCCGTACTACGACAAGTTGCTGCTGATCGCAGGCGAGGAGATGACGACTGTACGGGGTCACTCCAACGTCTGGGGAACCATCGGTATGATCGACTATCGCGCAGCGGATCACGGATTCACGATCAACGACATGTTCGATCAGGCCCACGCGCTGGGCGCGCTGGTCAGTGTCAATCACTACTACTGGCCCTGGGATGGACACTGCCCTGGTTGCGGATGGGGATGGATGCCGATCACCGATTTCTCGAAGGTCGACGCAATCGAGGTCCTCAACGGCTATCACGAGCATGGATCGTGGTTTGTCCCACCACCAGGAAACGGCATTCCGTTGTGGGAAGAATTGCACGCGAAAGGGCTACGCCCCACAGGCGTTGGTGGTGGAGATGAACATCGCGGCGGAGAGCAGTTGCCGCTGCACGATGGCGTGGGTATTCCCACAACGGTCGTTTACGCGCGCGAGCTTTCGCAACCTGCGATTCTGGAAGGTATCAAAGCAGGCCATGTGTACATCAAGACCAACGGACCGGATGGCCCTGAGCTTCTGTTGAACGCAGGCTCGGCGATGATGGGCGACGAACTGAAAGTTACAGCTGGAAGCGCAGTGGAGTTTACGGTCAGCACAAACGATCGTTCTGGAGCACAGCTTCGCCTGTATCTGGATGGCAAACCGATCGCACAACAGCCAGCCCTGGAGAATGGGAAAGCAGTGTACCGTTGGACCTCGGATGGGAAGCGTCACTGGGTGCGAGCCGAGTTGGTCGATGGGAATCCCGGAAGCGATCCTGTAGTGATGACCAACCCTATCTATCTGAACTGGAAGTGA